A stretch of the Rodentibacter haemolyticus genome encodes the following:
- a CDS encoding DUF5377 family protein: MSNKTETLFNTTWNVRISDPGEEGARSHFFETVYLTLTAHFEEKGIRYEFVRRVEEQIKVQRSFTELNELFKFLGDYLDAVSLGMLGVKIGNLGVKAE; encoded by the coding sequence ATGTCAAATAAAACAGAAACATTATTTAACACGACTTGGAACGTACGTATTAGTGATCCGGGTGAAGAAGGCGCTCGTAGCCATTTTTTTGAAACGGTTTATTTAACGCTCACCGCACATTTTGAAGAAAAGGGGATCCGTTATGAATTTGTGCGTAGAGTTGAAGAACAAATTAAAGTGCAACGTTCGTTTACCGAATTAAATGAATTATTTAAGTTTCTTGGTGATTATTTAGATGCGGTTTCCCTCGGTATGCTTGGAGTGAAAATTGGTAATTTAGGCGTAAAAGCGGAATAG